A segment of the Moorena sp. SIOASIH genome:
TGCCAAGACTCTCTTCATAGATTTGTTGTCTAACTTCCGCACTGTGATCATTTCCAAGGTCAGAAAATGTTGCCAAACGACTACCAATTACCTCCGAGAATGGCTCAATCGTGGTTAACGGCACGATACACATTGCCATGACCAAGATAGAAATAATGATGCGCATCTGGATTTTGGGTTTGAGTGAACTGGTTAGGGAAGCTAGTCCAAAGAACCAGCTCGCCCACATCGTCCGTGACAACGTTAGTAGAAAAGACAAGTAACCAGCTATGGAAGCAGGAATACGTAAAGGACTGTTATTATTAAATAACAACAGCAGACCCACCATCATGGTTGCGGCAAACGGCCCAGTGGAATTCATCGTGCTCCACAAACGAATACCAAACGGTTCGGGATTCCCCATCGAGAACATTCTGGCGTTGATCAGCCAAAATCGATCCCACTCCGGTGCAATCACATATTGCACTAAGCCATAGACTCCCATCACCAATACACCCCAGAGGAATGTGCGCTGAATGTTTTGGCGATAGCGAGGATAATCTCGCCAATTTATAAATAAGTAGAAACCTAAAAGAATCGGGGTTAACCAGTCGATCAGTCCTCGAATCGCGAAAATAGGAGTGCTTTTAATCAGACCAATGATAAAGCCATACAAAATACTGGTGAATCCTAAAATAAAAGGCAAACCCCCCTGTTTATAGGCTCTAGGAAGGTATTTTAAAAAGGTATCCACAGTAATCCATGTCACCACAGGCGCTACTAGCAATACTGGACTCGGATTAACCCAGTTACTGCGATAGTCAATTAAACGACGAACCAACGGCATTAGAAACCATAGCCACCACATAAAACCTAAGTAGAGGACAGGATACCGTCGATAGAGAAAAAGGCCCACGGCAAACCCTACCACAGGCAAAAGAATACGCAGAATGCTGCCAGCACCAGCAATAATCCCCAGTATTGTAATCACAACAAATAACAGGATAGCTGTCCAAGCAGGGGCTGGTTCTAGTTTGATAGGAATTCCTTTTGTCATTAGGTGTTAGGGATTAGATACACAGCAGTTCTCAATTGGGTGAGGTGAAAAGTCCTAGGTTTTAGGGAGTAGGGAGTAGGGAGTAGGGAGTAGGCAAAAGGCAAAAGGCAAAAGGCAAAAGGCAAGAGGTAAGAAATTATATAAGAATGTAAATGTAAAAAGCTGTAATATTTTTTTTAATTCATTTGTAAATGCTATATCTAATAGATTAGAGATTAGTTAGTAATTAGTATAGATTAGTTAGTATAGCGTTTATTAGTAAGCCTGAAGTACATTAAAATTTTATTTCTTGTTCCCTGTTCCCTGCTCCCTGCTCCCTGCTCCCTGCTCCCTAAAACCAAGAGATTATTCACCCCAAACCCTTCAACCGTCTCTTTTGCTAGCCTAAGCACTTTTTCCAGCTCAACCAACCCTGCCAACGTCCACGCAAAGAAGCAAGCCACTTTTGTCCTGCTAAAAGTCCTTCCTTGGGGAAAGACCGCAAACATTGCAGGAAACCGGGTTTAACTCGCGTTCCCACCAATGTTGACCAAACTATAAATATAATCCGTTGTAGAACAGGGAAGTAATCTAACAAAACTATAGTTTCATTATGTGCCGCATTAATCAGGGCAATATCGCTAAAAACTATATCTCGCTGATCCTCATCAAAACGCTGTGCTGGATAGTGGTCTACTGCTACCCCTGGGTCATAAATCAGCTTCCAACCTGCTTTTCTTAGGGCTAGACTAAACCCCAGATCATTATGGACTTGAGCTCCCGTGCCTCGCAGACGCTCATCAAAGCGCAAGCCCGATATAGCAATCCGTCGATAGCTCATGTTAGCTCCTTTCAGGACATCCACCTCCCGAGGTAAACCTACCCCCAGGTGATGATTACCAATCACCCGTCCATACCATTGCACTCGACCCACTCGTTCTCTAGCACCATTTTCCAGGTCGTTACCAACATGTACCCAATCCCGTCCACCGACACCCCCGATCCGGTGATCGGACAGAAAGTGAGTTTCAATATCAGCTAACCAATTACCACGGGGAGCAGCATCATCATCGGTAATGGCAATAATATCTCCCTGTGCTGCATCAAGAGCTGCGTTGAGAGCAGCTACTTGCCCGGGAATGCTTAATTTAACAGGACGCATGGGTAGGAGATCAGGGTTGAATGCTTCAAGAAACGCCCAAGTTTCAGCATCAGTATCCCGTACAATCACCAAGACCTCATCCGCTGGTCGAGTTTGCTTATCCAGGGCATCTAAACACCGTTCTAGGTCTTTTGGACGGCGATAGGTGGGGACTATAACAGTGATTCTCATTTCTTCTACGGTTGAGTTAGGTTGGAAAGTTGAAGGTTATTTGGTTGAAGGTTGAAGGTTAGACGGTTGTTCGCCTTTGGCGTTCCCGTAGGGTAGGTTAGACGCTTAAAGGTTGTTTGTCAGAATGCAGAATGGTGAATGAAGAATGGTGAATGAAGAATGAAGAATGAAGAATGAAGAATGCAGAATGGTGAATGAAGAATGGTGAATGAAGAATGAAGAATGAAGAATGAAGAATGAAGAATGAAGAATGAAGAATGAAGAATGCAGAATGCAGAATGAAGAATGCAGAATGAAGAATGAAGAATGCAGAATGAAGAATGCAGAATGAAGAATTCTCAATTCTCAATTCTCAATTCTCAATTCTCAATTCTCAATTCTCAATTCTCAATTCTCAACAGATTACTATCCTGCGGTTTGAGACCGTAAATAACTCTGTAGAGTACTTAACCAGCCTTTCACCATACCTTTCAAGCGTAATTCCATAGAAATTGTCCATTCAAAGACAGCACGAAAGCCCAATCTCGATAAGAACATGCGAAATCGCAAAGCTGGTGAATCTCCTAACTCTTTCAATAGAGCAATCAGCTCGGCGCGTTCTACCTCATTGAACAGTGGACGATAACAGTATGCTGTGTGTCTTAAGGCCAGTTTACGACGCTGCTGCTCAATCACCTTTGTATCCCAACCCCGTCGCTTAAAACCAGGCAAAATACTGTCTTCAAAAACCCGAATACATCCTTTTAATTCCATATTTTTTCGCTTAGGACGTAGATTTTTAGCATCAGTCCAAACGCGATAACGGGCTAATATCTCATTGGCATAAACGTTCCCATAACCCGCATCTGCCATTCTGACCCACATGTTATAGTCCTCTACAAAATTGGGACTATCTTCATAAAACCTAACTGCTGGCAACGCTTCAGCCCGAAACATAACGATATTCGCAGCTACTTTTACCCCAAAAACTGCGGCTCGTAGTGATTCGTCTGCGCTCTGAAACTCGTGCTGTCTTCCAATACGTCGCACAGCTCGATTGTTACTGCGTTCATCAATTTCCTGCACAGCACTATGGATATAACCCGCCTCTGGATGCTTCTGTAGTAGGGGTAGTAACGTTTCTACATAGTTGGGTAACAGGGCATCATCTGAATCCAAACGAACAATAAATTCAGTGTTTGGCTGTTTCAAAACCCAATTGTTGTTAGCCGCTACACCTAGGTTTTTAGGGTGCCGATAGTACCGTACTTGAGGAAACTGCTGGCATAGTTGTGCCATAACCTCAGGGGTTTCATCAGTGCTAGCGTCGTCTGACACCCAAACTTCCACATTGGGATAGGTTTGACGGCAGGCGCTGCCCACTGACTCCCATAAGTACTGGGATTGATTATAGGTAGGTATGCAAATAGCAACTGGTTTCATGTCCTGCATCAGGAGTAGTTCCTTTATACGAAAGTTATGTTAAAATCAAATAACCGTCAGAACTGTTTAATTTTCGTTCGTCAAGAGTGCTATTTTTTTATTCAACAGCAACAAATAGCTATCCGGTTAGTTTACAAAAAAGGCTCTCTAGGGTTATTTCTTGACCAAAAAATTTTTAACAAATTGTTTCAATAGTCCTGATTTACCAGACAAATAGTCTACTATCACCTTTTTATCTTGCCAGAGAATAAAATAATCCCTTAAAGAGCACTTATCAACCTTGGTAAATTCCATAGGCTTAAAGATTGAACCATACCAAGTAAGCACCATGCCCTTTTTAAAAAACATGAAGGGACTTTGACCTTTAAATTTTCGATTTGACTCTAAATGAGTTGGGTGTCTACCGGTAACATCACCATAAGCATCGGTGATCAGTGCAATGCCTTCTGTTTTTAACATGGAGCGTATATTAGCAATGGCGATCCATGGCTCAGTAAGGTGTTCGAGAACATCGAAAGAAATCACAACATCGTACTGATTATCCAAACAGGCTTCATAGGTAGGAATCAGGTTGATGCCATTGTCTAACAAGCCATAATGTTTAAATCGCTTGGTGACAAAATCATAGGTTTTACTGCCTGGGAAGTCGCAGTACTCAACTTGACAACCATTCATCGCTAAGTACAGAGAGTCATTGCCTGTACCATCACCCAGTAACAAAATTTTTAAATCACCAGTTGTCTTCCCTTTCTGTGAGGCATACTCCTGAATCCTTTCTAGGCTTATTTCTATCAATTGCTTTCGTCCAGGTCTAGCCCAAAAAACCATTGTTTCAAATATTAAGCCATACCCATTTTTATAAAGAGCCTCCATCTTGGCATCATACTGGTGAGGGGTAACTCCAAAGTTTTGGGCATCTTGACACACATTCCAGCCTAGTTGAAGCGCTTCCTGCCAGACTCGATGGTTTACCTCGTCTCTGGGCAGCTCAGTAAAGGTACTAATCTCATCAACAATAGGTTCGAGCTCAGTGGGAATTTTAATTAGTAGGTTAGACATAACTATTGAGAATTGAGAATTGAGAATTGAGAATTGAGAATTGAGAATGCGCGCGTAGGGTGCGTTAGGGGCGGGCTCGCCCTAATTTTCACCCCGAAGTAGCCAGTATTGGGATAGCCCGCCCCGTAACGCACCACCAAGTAGAATTGAGAATTGAGAATTGAGAATTGAGAATTGAGAATTGAGAATTGAGAATTTATTAGTCTAATAAGATAGATTACTACTCTCCATTTTCTACCTTAAAAATACTCGGTAGTATCGTTATCCGTTGACCTGCAACCTGCAACCTTGGCCAAAAGGCCACGCTACGCGAACAACCTTCAACCTGCAACCTTGGCCAAAAGGCCACGCTACGCGAACAACCTGCAACCTGCAACCTGCAACCTTGGCCAAAAGGCCACGCTACGCGAACAACCTGCAACCTTCAACCTTCAACCTTGGCCAAAAGGCCACGCTACGCGAACAACCTTCAACCGTCTAACCTTCAACCTTGGCCAAAAGGCCACGCTACGCGAACAACCTTCAACCTGCAACCTGCAACCTGCAATATTAAATTTAGACTACTTGATCAGTTCTTCACATAAATCCACATAGCTTTGTGCCATCTTTTCCCAACTGTATTGTGCAGCTATCATTGGTGCAGCTTGGCTCATCTGTTTCCGTTTTTCAGGATTACTAACCAGAAGGCTTAACTCCTTTGCCAAAGCCTGGGTATCGTTGGGGTCAGACAAGACCACTCCGCAGGCTGGGGTAACTAATTCAGCCCCCCCGGCTGTGCTTGCGGTAATGACTGGCAAGCCAGAAGCCATTGCTTCCAGGAGCACTAGTGTGCAGGCTTCATAGCGGGATGGAAAGACAAATAAATCTACGGCTCGCATGATCTGTGGGAGGTCACGTCGGTACCCCAGAAAATGTACCCGTTCACTCACATTTAGGCTTGCGGCTAGCTGAGGATAAGGACTACCTTCTGTGATGCCAGCAACAGCTAGGTGTAACTCAGGCACTTGGACTAAGGCGTGCAGAATTGTATCCAAGTTCTTCCGAGGTGTTCGGATATCCCCAGCAAAAAATGCTAAAGGCACTCCCTCGGGAAGACCCAATTGTTTGCGGTTAGCGACACCGGGATAAAATTCCTGTAAGTCCACACCATTGACAATCACCCGAATAGATTCAGGGGGTACACCAATGTCTACTAATTCTTTCTTGACCTTTCCGGAAACTGCGACTACTACTTTTGCCTGACGAAAGGATTTTTTTTCCCAATGGGCATTTAAGGTTGTAACTAGCCGCTGGTAAAGACCATACAAATCCCGACGTAGCCGAGAGGTATGAGCAGGCGATCGCAACCAAGAACTGTGGACAAAATGTACAGCATTCACATCTGATCCAACTCTGGTAATGGACCCGTTAACTTTTACTAAGTCCAGCTGACTACGGTGTTGATTTAACCAATTGCCACTCCGCCAGGAAAAGACCAGATGACGAATTAGTGCTGTTGGCCACTTTTTAACTGGAATGAAAATCCAGTTTACCTGATTACTCTGTTGGAGTTCTGGGGCAACATGACTGGCTAATAAGGTGACGTGATGACCCCGACGAATGGCTTCTTTGGCAACTTCATAGTTGACTCGACCTTGGCCATCATTTTTCATGACTTTGTGGGTAACGATACAGAGTTTCATGAGTAGCTATCCTGTAAAAATTATCGAAAACTCTGACTAGTGCATCCTTTTTAAGGTATCCGTCAAAAATAGTACAGAGCCTAACCAAATCTGGTAATCAGCAATATGGTAATGATCACGATTGTTTAGCCGTATAAATTAATAAAATGTTTCTCAAAATTATAGGTAATTAATTATGAATAAAATATTATTTTAAATTTTATGACTTTAAAATTGTCATGTTAATTCCTTAAATAATTAAGGTAATTTTTAATGTACTTTTGTCTGTTGGATAATTTCCCATCTGCAAGATATCTCGAAATAATGGTAGTGGTAAAGATGTAGTGATTTGGCTAAGGTCTGGTCAA
Coding sequences within it:
- a CDS encoding O-antigen ligase domain-containing protein codes for the protein MTKGIPIKLEPAPAWTAILLFVVITILGIIAGAGSILRILLPVVGFAVGLFLYRRYPVLYLGFMWWLWFLMPLVRRLIDYRSNWVNPSPVLLVAPVVTWITVDTFLKYLPRAYKQGGLPFILGFTSILYGFIIGLIKSTPIFAIRGLIDWLTPILLGFYLFINWRDYPRYRQNIQRTFLWGVLVMGVYGLVQYVIAPEWDRFWLINARMFSMGNPEPFGIRLWSTMNSTGPFAATMMVGLLLLFNNNSPLRIPASIAGYLSFLLTLSRTMWASWFFGLASLTSSLKPKIQMRIIISILVMAMCIVPLTTIEPFSEVIGSRLATFSDLGNDHSAEVRQQIYEESLGKALSMALGNGIGNTFTIEQGELRSVVIDSGILDMFFTLGWFGTLPYMCGLLLLVYSVFQYPEIRRDSFMSTARAIGLSNLIGLPIGSAMLGVGGCYIWGFLGLTMAAHKYHQHQNKLSSEMESIAEVKTAKDKNYENFLINGTD
- a CDS encoding glycosyltransferase, giving the protein MRITVIVPTYRRPKDLERCLDALDKQTRPADEVLVIVRDTDAETWAFLEAFNPDLLPMRPVKLSIPGQVAALNAALDAAQGDIIAITDDDAAPRGNWLADIETHFLSDHRIGGVGGRDWVHVGNDLENGARERVGRVQWYGRVIGNHHLGVGLPREVDVLKGANMSYRRIAISGLRFDERLRGTGAQVHNDLGFSLALRKAGWKLIYDPGVAVDHYPAQRFDEDQRDIVFSDIALINAAHNETIVLLDYFPVLQRIIFIVWSTLVGTRVKPGFLQCLRSFPKEGLLAGQKWLASLRGRWQGWLSWKKCLG
- a CDS encoding glycosyltransferase family 2 protein, giving the protein MQDMKPVAICIPTYNQSQYLWESVGSACRQTYPNVEVWVSDDASTDETPEVMAQLCQQFPQVRYYRHPKNLGVAANNNWVLKQPNTEFIVRLDSDDALLPNYVETLLPLLQKHPEAGYIHSAVQEIDERSNNRAVRRIGRQHEFQSADESLRAAVFGVKVAANIVMFRAEALPAVRFYEDSPNFVEDYNMWVRMADAGYGNVYANEILARYRVWTDAKNLRPKRKNMELKGCIRVFEDSILPGFKRRGWDTKVIEQQRRKLALRHTAYCYRPLFNEVERAELIALLKELGDSPALRFRMFLSRLGFRAVFEWTISMELRLKGMVKGWLSTLQSYLRSQTAG
- a CDS encoding class I SAM-dependent methyltransferase, encoding MSNLLIKIPTELEPIVDEISTFTELPRDEVNHRVWQEALQLGWNVCQDAQNFGVTPHQYDAKMEALYKNGYGLIFETMVFWARPGRKQLIEISLERIQEYASQKGKTTGDLKILLLGDGTGNDSLYLAMNGCQVEYCDFPGSKTYDFVTKRFKHYGLLDNGINLIPTYEACLDNQYDVVISFDVLEHLTEPWIAIANIRSMLKTEGIALITDAYGDVTGRHPTHLESNRKFKGQSPFMFFKKGMVLTWYGSIFKPMEFTKVDKCSLRDYFILWQDKKVIVDYLSGKSGLLKQFVKNFLVKK
- a CDS encoding glycosyltransferase family 4 protein, with product MKLCIVTHKVMKNDGQGRVNYEVAKEAIRRGHHVTLLASHVAPELQQSNQVNWIFIPVKKWPTALIRHLVFSWRSGNWLNQHRSQLDLVKVNGSITRVGSDVNAVHFVHSSWLRSPAHTSRLRRDLYGLYQRLVTTLNAHWEKKSFRQAKVVVAVSGKVKKELVDIGVPPESIRVIVNGVDLQEFYPGVANRKQLGLPEGVPLAFFAGDIRTPRKNLDTILHALVQVPELHLAVAGITEGSPYPQLAASLNVSERVHFLGYRRDLPQIMRAVDLFVFPSRYEACTLVLLEAMASGLPVITASTAGGAELVTPACGVVLSDPNDTQALAKELSLLVSNPEKRKQMSQAAPMIAAQYSWEKMAQSYVDLCEELIK